A stretch of the Campylobacter sp. 19-13652 genome encodes the following:
- a CDS encoding disulfide bond formation protein DsbA, translated as MGDKFLSIDLGSNTLRAAIFMEKDGEIYKDKSVEFIVGSAKGLAKTNQICNEAVGKIKQALNDVLKQFGLVRFSDIAYAAVATEAFRKALNSSEVFDEIYSQNGIKFNIISPTAEGRFSFLGIQEASKKIGTNSDNLAFIDLGGASTEIGDAQASKSFELGIVTFYERCDKNLMNVLRQANEATKKLKEYLLSLDKSTIALTSGISTTVAALRLGYTWQSYDAEAVNGYVLSVDDFGELGAEVLAMSDEEAKIRLGADRKMLVLTGLSLLEAMLKGINTKLIVIDDGLREGVAAAYFRGELENLINLKEQK; from the coding sequence ATGGGTGATAAATTTTTAAGCATAGATTTAGGCTCAAACACTCTACGAGCGGCGATTTTTATGGAAAAAGATGGAGAAATTTATAAAGATAAAAGTGTCGAGTTTATCGTAGGTTCTGCTAAAGGATTAGCAAAAACTAATCAAATTTGCAATGAAGCTGTAGGCAAAATCAAACAAGCCCTAAATGATGTTTTAAAGCAGTTTGGCTTAGTTAGATTTTCAGACATCGCCTACGCCGCAGTAGCTACGGAGGCATTTAGAAAAGCCCTAAACTCAAGCGAGGTCTTTGATGAAATTTATTCACAAAATGGGATTAAATTTAATATAATATCGCCCACAGCAGAGGGGAGATTTTCATTCTTAGGTATACAGGAGGCTTCTAAAAAAATCGGCACAAATAGCGATAATTTAGCATTTATAGACTTAGGCGGAGCAAGCACGGAAATAGGCGACGCACAGGCTAGTAAGAGCTTTGAGCTTGGCATTGTAACATTTTATGAACGTTGCGATAAAAATCTAATGAACGTGCTAAGACAGGCAAACGAAGCAACAAAAAAGCTAAAAGAATACCTACTAAGCCTGGACAAAAGCACCATAGCTCTAACCTCGGGAATATCAACTACTGTAGCGGCTCTAAGGCTTGGATATACGTGGCAAAGCTACGATGCAGAGGCCGTAAACGGCTATGTGCTAAGTGTTGATGATTTTGGCGAACTTGGCGCAGAGGTGCTTGCCATGAGCGACGAGGAAGCAAAAATAAGGCTTGGCGCAGACAGGAAAATGCTAGTACTTACCGGGCTTAGCCTACTTGAGGCAATGCTAAAAGGCATAAACACAAAGCTAATAGTCATAGACGATGGGCTTAGAGAGGGCGTAGCTGCGGCATACTTTAGAGGAGAGCTAGAAAATTTAATAAATTTAAAGGAGCAAAAATGA
- a CDS encoding GatB/YqeY domain-containing protein → MTLKEQILNDIKSAMKSKDDFTRDTLRQVNAALKQIEVDTRKTLSDEEIVTILQKEVKKRQDAATLYVQGGRDELAKKENDEIKIISNYLPTQLSDEELKAKISQIISELKDGANLGAVIKLAKERLKASAEARRISEMAKSLLS, encoded by the coding sequence ATGACACTAAAAGAGCAAATTCTAAACGATATAAAATCAGCAATGAAATCAAAAGATGACTTTACAAGAGATACACTTAGACAAGTAAATGCCGCATTAAAACAGATAGAGGTCGATACTAGAAAAACGCTAAGCGATGAGGAGATAGTCACAATACTACAAAAAGAGGTAAAAAAGCGTCAAGACGCAGCCACGCTATACGTACAAGGCGGCAGAGACGAGCTGGCAAAAAAGGAAAATGATGAAATAAAAATCATCTCAAACTACCTACCCACTCAGCTAAGTGATGAGGAGCTAAAAGCCAAAATAAGCCAGATAATATCCGAGCTAAAAGATGGCGCAAATCTAGGTGCGGTCATAAAGCTAGCCAAAGAGAGACTAAAAGCCAGCGCAGAAGCTAGACGCATAAGCGAAATGGCAAAAAGCCTACTAAGTTAA
- a CDS encoding sodium:alanine symporter family protein, whose amino-acid sequence MSNVFNVILDAITTVVDLLNNYLWGSLVYVLLGAGIYFTIRTKFLQIRLFKQSIRRMVVGKRDSTHAISPFQAFATGLASRVGTGNVAGVAIAISVGGAGAVFWMWVTAIIGMASAFVESSLAQLYKVKNPDGSGYRGGPAYYITQGLGQRWLGVAFAVSLIIAFGFVFNSVQANTITAVTNKAWGWSVEYVAVGLVIITAPIIFGGIKRVAKVAEKIVPIMAIAYLAIALFIIITNANLIPNVFAQIFDSAFNFSSATGGLLGGLTAAMLNGIKRGLFSNEAGMGSAPNAAAASDAWHPANQGLIQMLGVFVDTIVVCSCTAFIILLSGVVGTQGHDGAQITQLAIEHGVGQWGGSFLAVLLFFFCFSSIIGNYAYAESNVQFIKNSPLILTVFRIVVLFMVYFGSVQKVGLVWDMADASMAIMAIINLIVIIIMAPTAMLLLKDFEEQIKEHHSPEFDISKYPKLHKKVGSDVWVKGKTEHGF is encoded by the coding sequence ATGAGTAATGTTTTTAACGTAATCCTTGACGCCATAACAACGGTTGTTGATCTTTTAAACAACTACCTTTGGGGGAGCTTAGTTTACGTGCTACTCGGCGCTGGAATATACTTTACCATTAGGACTAAATTTTTACAAATTAGGCTTTTTAAGCAAAGTATAAGGCGCATGGTTGTAGGCAAGCGCGATAGCACACATGCAATTAGCCCATTTCAAGCATTTGCTACAGGTCTTGCAAGCCGCGTGGGCACTGGAAACGTCGCAGGAGTGGCTATAGCCATAAGCGTAGGTGGCGCTGGAGCAGTGTTTTGGATGTGGGTAACAGCTATTATAGGTATGGCTTCAGCCTTTGTAGAAAGCTCATTAGCACAGCTTTATAAGGTAAAAAATCCAGACGGTAGCGGATACCGTGGAGGTCCAGCTTATTATATCACTCAAGGGCTAGGACAGCGATGGCTAGGCGTGGCCTTTGCAGTGTCTTTGATAATTGCGTTTGGTTTTGTCTTTAACTCAGTGCAGGCAAACACAATAACAGCAGTTACAAATAAAGCTTGGGGCTGGAGCGTGGAGTACGTAGCTGTGGGGCTAGTCATCATCACTGCACCCATTATTTTTGGTGGGATAAAGCGTGTAGCAAAGGTAGCTGAAAAGATAGTGCCAATAATGGCAATAGCCTACCTAGCGATAGCTTTATTTATCATAATCACAAACGCGAACCTAATCCCAAATGTATTTGCACAAATTTTTGATAGTGCATTTAACTTCTCATCAGCCACTGGAGGATTGCTCGGCGGACTAACAGCAGCTATGCTAAATGGCATAAAAAGAGGGCTTTTTTCAAACGAAGCAGGCATGGGCTCAGCACCAAATGCAGCTGCGGCTAGTGACGCATGGCACCCAGCAAATCAGGGACTAATACAGATGCTTGGCGTATTTGTAGATACTATAGTGGTTTGTAGTTGTACGGCGTTTATTATCCTCCTTAGCGGCGTTGTCGGTACTCAAGGGCATGATGGGGCGCAAATCACTCAGCTAGCCATAGAGCATGGAGTAGGGCAGTGGGGCGGTAGCTTTTTGGCAGTTTTGCTATTTTTCTTTTGCTTTTCGTCTATTATAGGCAACTACGCATACGCAGAAAGCAACGTGCAATTTATCAAAAACTCTCCATTGATTTTAACGGTGTTTCGAATCGTTGTTTTATTTATGGTCTATTTTGGCTCAGTGCAAAAAGTAGGACTTGTATGGGATATGGCAGATGCTTCTATGGCGATTATGGCGATTATAAATTTAATAGTAATCATAATAATGGCACCTACTGCGATGTTGCTATTAAAGGACTTTGAGGAGCAGATTAAAGAGCATCATAGCCCAGAGTTTGATATTAGCAAATACCCTAAACTACATAAAAAAGTAGGCTCAGATGTCTGGGTAAAAGGCAAAACAGAGCATGGTTTTTAG
- the acpS gene encoding holo-ACP synthase: MSAHLLNPPNIKVGTDITLISRMQKSMDRFGFGVLERFLCEEEIKIAKNIKSIAGLWAAKEAVSKALGCGIGAKCSFFDIRIYKNELGAPMVILSDEVKAGFGVLDVSVSISHDAEYAIAVAAVVFRS; this comes from the coding sequence ATGAGCGCCCACCTTCTAAATCCCCCAAATATAAAAGTAGGAACCGACATAACCCTCATATCTCGTATGCAAAAAAGCATGGATAGATTTGGCTTTGGTGTACTGGAGCGATTTTTATGCGAGGAGGAGATAAAAATCGCAAAAAATATAAAAAGCATAGCTGGACTTTGGGCTGCAAAAGAGGCCGTAAGCAAGGCTTTGGGCTGTGGCATAGGAGCTAAATGCTCGTTTTTTGATATAAGAATTTATAAAAACGAACTAGGTGCACCTATGGTGATATTAAGTGATGAAGTTAAAGCGGGGTTTGGTGTGCTAGATGTAAGTGTGAGTATAAGCCACGACGCAGAGTATGCTATCGCCGTGGCTGCCGTGGTTTTTAGAAGCTAG
- the fliL gene encoding flagellar basal body-associated protein FliL translates to MAEETVTEEKKSNKSLLLIVIIAIFVLLIIVGAIVFVLLGSDPAPDEVTKSSEVAAKQVSKPAQPQQGRRSVDYLNMGPMYPLDQFIVNLLSENGSRFLKTKIDLEQSNEELAAELDKKKALLRDIIIRTLSSKTYEEVSTAKGKDRLKDEIVNRLNEVLSDGYIKNIFFTDFVVQ, encoded by the coding sequence ATGGCCGAAGAAACCGTAACAGAGGAAAAAAAGAGTAATAAGTCCTTGCTTTTAATAGTTATAATAGCCATTTTTGTACTTTTAATCATCGTTGGTGCGATAGTTTTTGTACTTTTAGGTAGCGATCCAGCACCAGATGAAGTAACAAAAAGTAGCGAAGTAGCCGCAAAGCAAGTCTCAAAGCCAGCCCAACCACAGCAGGGGCGTAGGAGTGTGGATTATCTAAATATGGGGCCTATGTATCCGCTTGATCAGTTTATTGTAAATTTATTAAGCGAGAATGGCTCGAGGTTTTTAAAAACAAAGATAGACTTAGAGCAGAGCAATGAGGAGCTTGCGGCCGAATTAGATAAGAAAAAAGCGCTCCTAAGAGACATAATCATACGCACTTTATCATCAAAAACGTATGAGGAAGTAAGCACTGCAAAGGGTAAAGACCGCCTAAAAGATGAGATAGTAAACCGTCTAAATGAGGTGCTTAGCGATGGCTATATAAAAAATATATTTTTTACTGATTTTGTAGTGCAGTGA